Proteins encoded by one window of Rhodopirellula islandica:
- a CDS encoding SCO family protein, translating to MNTLVSRRMTNRLPLASWVFVAGMFAFVAGVGSPVSAQPSTGAMEQGAPVLLNDGVPMGVENVTVEQRLGNQLPGDMKLIDSKGRQFTLSHYLDGERSLILTLNYSNCPMLCNVQLNQLAQSLDQMDDLKIGEDFQLLSVSIDPTETDQRLRDTKKRYVEQVPSHEKAEEGWSFTRTTKANVERLAKEVGFSYKYNPRTKEYAHPAMLAFVSPDGVITRYSLGVAFPPDQMKLALVEAGQGNVGGIVDQFVLWCYSYDPNENSYVPQAWKLMRLGGGMTITLLGLALLPYWRGRKGSPANATDDETPDGNINSTAGPDGTSEPAPLKPTQWHLHGNAD from the coding sequence ATGAATACGCTCGTTTCCCGCCGAATGACCAACCGCTTGCCACTGGCAAGTTGGGTGTTCGTGGCCGGAATGTTCGCGTTCGTGGCTGGCGTCGGATCACCTGTGTCGGCTCAGCCCAGCACGGGGGCCATGGAACAGGGAGCACCGGTTCTGCTGAACGATGGTGTGCCAATGGGAGTGGAGAACGTCACCGTGGAGCAGCGTTTGGGCAATCAACTGCCCGGCGACATGAAGCTGATCGATTCGAAGGGCCGCCAATTCACGCTGAGTCATTACCTCGATGGTGAACGTTCGCTGATTTTGACGCTGAACTACAGCAACTGCCCGATGCTTTGCAACGTGCAACTGAATCAGCTCGCTCAATCGCTCGACCAGATGGACGACTTGAAGATTGGTGAAGATTTTCAGTTGCTCAGTGTCAGCATCGACCCGACCGAAACCGATCAACGACTTCGCGACACGAAGAAACGATACGTCGAACAAGTTCCTTCGCATGAGAAGGCAGAAGAGGGATGGTCGTTCACACGAACGACAAAGGCCAACGTGGAACGCTTGGCCAAAGAAGTGGGCTTCTCCTACAAGTACAACCCCCGCACCAAAGAGTACGCTCACCCGGCGATGCTGGCGTTTGTCTCACCCGACGGTGTGATCACGCGTTATTCGCTTGGCGTTGCCTTTCCCCCGGACCAGATGAAGTTGGCGTTGGTCGAGGCTGGTCAAGGCAATGTGGGCGGGATCGTCGATCAGTTTGTGCTGTGGTGTTACAGCTATGACCCAAACGAAAACAGTTACGTTCCGCAGGCTTGGAAGCTGATGCGTTTGGGCGGTGGGATGACGATCACTTTGCTCGGGTTGGCGTTGCTGCCTTATTGGCGAGGCCGCAAAGGTTCGCCAGCCAACGCCACCGACGACGAAACACCTGACGGCAACATCAACTCAACCGCGGGTCCCGATGGCACATCG
- a CDS encoding quinol:electron acceptor oxidoreductase subunit ActD: MTESQPKPKTVADDKKVHGVVAEFTDVDSLLAACRRVRDAGYTKADAFTPFPVHGIDTALGIKPTILPWISLAAGLTGTTIALLMQISLNGQTELFEGIQYPYIISGKPFISLPAFIPVTFELTILLASFGTFFGMWALNGLPRFSNPMFTSPRFDRATDDTFFLFLDAKDSRFDEAGAKALLGELGGEFVEPVLEDDSSKVIPKGLLITLATVICLSSIPALAVLRMRVTKSGSPRFHIFPDMDFSPSKDAQQTTSLFADGRAMRPDVPGTVRRGEMDWDLNFKTGIDMDELASIDAPRAAQLVALQSDVAVDEEDEVAAEEPAVEEQTADEAATEEPAPAGETGEASENTSVAATADDTPWLTENPLELSEEALARGQQQFNIYCSVCHGMNGRGNGLVNRRAQEILATTWTPPSNMHDPTLYSDVYPDGKLFSTITNGVRKMPGYASQIKAKDRWAIVAYVRALQTSQDATLEDVPGSQRSKIEKEQADVQAKLKAAAEAEAAKAAEAADAE, encoded by the coding sequence ATGACTGAATCCCAACCCAAACCGAAGACAGTCGCGGACGACAAAAAAGTCCACGGTGTCGTCGCCGAATTCACGGATGTCGATTCGCTGCTGGCGGCTTGTCGTCGTGTTCGCGACGCGGGCTACACCAAAGCGGATGCGTTCACGCCATTCCCGGTGCACGGGATCGACACGGCCCTGGGAATCAAACCCACCATTTTGCCATGGATCTCTTTGGCGGCGGGTTTGACTGGTACCACGATCGCACTGTTGATGCAGATCAGCTTGAACGGTCAAACGGAACTGTTCGAAGGCATTCAGTATCCCTACATCATCTCGGGCAAGCCTTTCATCTCCTTGCCGGCGTTCATTCCGGTGACGTTTGAGTTGACGATTTTGCTGGCGTCGTTCGGAACGTTCTTTGGGATGTGGGCCTTGAATGGTCTGCCCCGGTTCAGCAACCCGATGTTCACCAGCCCACGATTCGATCGTGCGACGGACGACACGTTCTTCTTGTTCTTGGATGCCAAGGACTCGCGATTTGACGAAGCCGGTGCGAAGGCCTTGCTGGGCGAACTCGGCGGTGAGTTTGTGGAGCCTGTGCTCGAGGATGACTCGTCCAAAGTCATTCCCAAGGGACTGCTGATCACCCTGGCGACCGTGATTTGCCTGTCTTCGATTCCAGCTCTGGCTGTGTTGCGGATGCGAGTGACCAAAAGTGGTTCGCCGCGTTTCCACATCTTCCCCGACATGGACTTTTCGCCCTCGAAAGACGCTCAGCAAACAACCAGTTTGTTTGCCGATGGCCGCGCGATGCGTCCTGATGTTCCCGGAACCGTTCGCCGCGGCGAAATGGATTGGGATTTGAACTTCAAGACCGGCATCGACATGGACGAATTGGCCAGCATCGATGCCCCACGTGCTGCTCAGTTGGTTGCTCTGCAATCCGATGTTGCCGTGGATGAAGAAGACGAGGTGGCAGCTGAAGAGCCTGCCGTTGAGGAACAGACCGCAGACGAAGCGGCGACGGAGGAACCAGCCCCTGCTGGCGAGACCGGCGAAGCTTCCGAAAACACTTCGGTCGCAGCGACCGCGGACGACACACCTTGGTTGACTGAGAATCCACTCGAGCTGAGCGAAGAAGCTCTGGCCCGTGGTCAACAACAATTCAACATTTACTGCTCCGTCTGCCACGGCATGAACGGGCGCGGAAACGGCTTGGTCAATCGCCGAGCTCAAGAGATTTTGGCGACCACGTGGACGCCACCGTCGAACATGCATGACCCAACGCTGTACTCGGACGTTTACCCCGACGGCAAGTTGTTCAGCACGATCACCAACGGTGTCCGCAAAATGCCAGGTTACGCTTCGCAGATCAAAGCCAAGGATCGCTGGGCGATTGTGGCCTATGTGCGAGCGTTGCAGACCAGCCAGGACGCGACATTGGAAGACGTTCCGGGATCACAGCGATCGAAGATCGAAAAAGAACAGGCCGACGTTCAAGCGAAGTTGAAAGCCGCCGCCGAAGCCGAAGCAGCCAAGGCGGCAGAAGCCGCCGACGCCGAGTAG
- the nrfD gene encoding NrfD/PsrC family molybdoenzyme membrane anchor subunit, which produces MSLAIPNGLDNSNDRPGQRAPLVLGDTNYHSITEAVCKIAEQPPSRAWVIGFLVSVHLATMLGLCIAYLIYTGVGVWGNRAPIFWGWPIVNFVFWVGIGHAGTLISAILYLFRQEWRTSINRTAEAMTIFAVVCAGTFPGIHVGRAWLAFWLAPYPSLNLWMWPQFRSPLLWDVFAVSTYATVSLLFWYMGMVPDLATFRDRSKNPIRRAAYGVLALGWSGSSRHWMRYEKAYALLAAFAAPLVLSVHTIVSFDFAVSQVPGWHTTIFPPYFVAGAIFSGFAMVITLMVPARKIFNIEKLITIRHLENMCKIILTTGLIVGLAYGTEFFIAWFGQVPEEKFAFINRAFGPYWWAYWTMITCNVVSPNIFWSKKARTTPWIMFVVSIFVNIGMWFERFVITITSLSRDYLPSAWAYFSPTWVDWCMLIGSFGLFFTLFLLFCRLMPIVNMAETKATLAKELHMAHANHSHEDDH; this is translated from the coding sequence ATGTCTCTCGCAATCCCAAACGGACTGGATAATTCGAACGATCGGCCCGGTCAGCGCGCACCGCTGGTTCTTGGCGACACGAATTATCACTCGATCACCGAAGCGGTCTGCAAGATCGCCGAGCAACCGCCGTCTCGTGCGTGGGTGATCGGGTTTTTGGTTTCCGTTCACTTGGCGACCATGTTGGGTTTGTGCATCGCTTACCTGATCTACACCGGGGTGGGTGTGTGGGGTAACCGAGCACCGATTTTCTGGGGTTGGCCGATTGTCAACTTCGTGTTCTGGGTCGGGATTGGTCACGCCGGAACGCTGATCAGTGCCATTTTGTATCTGTTCCGCCAAGAGTGGCGAACAAGTATCAACCGGACGGCCGAGGCGATGACGATTTTCGCCGTGGTTTGTGCGGGGACGTTCCCGGGAATTCACGTCGGTCGGGCTTGGCTCGCATTTTGGCTGGCACCCTATCCCAGTTTGAACCTTTGGATGTGGCCACAATTCCGCAGCCCGCTGCTGTGGGACGTGTTCGCGGTTTCGACCTACGCGACCGTCTCGTTGTTGTTCTGGTACATGGGCATGGTTCCCGATTTGGCGACCTTCCGTGACCGCAGCAAGAATCCAATCCGGCGTGCCGCTTATGGCGTCCTGGCACTGGGCTGGAGTGGTTCGTCACGGCACTGGATGCGATACGAAAAGGCTTACGCTCTGTTGGCTGCTTTCGCTGCCCCGCTGGTTTTGTCGGTGCACACGATCGTGTCCTTTGACTTCGCGGTTTCGCAGGTTCCCGGTTGGCACACGACGATCTTCCCGCCTTACTTTGTCGCTGGGGCTATCTTCTCCGGTTTCGCGATGGTGATCACGTTGATGGTCCCCGCTCGGAAGATCTTCAACATTGAAAAACTGATCACGATCCGGCACTTGGAAAACATGTGCAAGATCATCCTGACGACCGGCTTGATCGTCGGTTTGGCGTACGGAACGGAGTTCTTCATCGCTTGGTTCGGCCAAGTCCCCGAAGAGAAATTTGCCTTCATCAACCGGGCCTTTGGTCCTTACTGGTGGGCGTACTGGACGATGATCACCTGCAACGTGGTTTCGCCCAATATCTTCTGGTCGAAGAAAGCTCGGACAACACCCTGGATCATGTTTGTCGTTTCGATCTTTGTGAACATCGGAATGTGGTTTGAACGCTTCGTGATCACGATCACCAGTCTCTCGCGAGATTACTTGCCAAGTGCTTGGGCTTACTTCAGCCCAACGTGGGTCGATTGGTGCATGTTGATTGGTTCGTTCGGATTGTTCTTCACTCTGTTCCTGTTGTTCTGCCGTTTGATGCCGATCGTCAACATGGCGGAGACGAAGGCGACACTCGCCAAAGAATTGCACATGGCTCACGCCAACCATTCGCACGAGGACGATCACTGA